A genomic region of Octopus sinensis linkage group LG2, ASM634580v1, whole genome shotgun sequence contains the following coding sequences:
- the LOC115229500 gene encoding uncharacterized protein LOC115229500, whose product MGNNTSQWYSCVPKHVLTSCTLPKEPPWQEQQSLNNNHKQLIPSNQATDNLLQAIVQDDCSELQQLMDTNIDLNIPLNDNNETALILAVRLGHTNQVKTLINQPSCDKNKLNIKNCSTFDIALIYAYNQCTEVEDNVNYWEIIKILMSTSFDPICKDAMLYVVRTALKYGNTDFINQLSEIAIKYCTSCKFHELLLLQLHRHQPVFEGPMDDIFTTLSKFTIKLLCECSGSELVPIVNSMKYYLESHWHDKQNKLHVSKKLALYATASGWHWSTQYIDYISRVDPYLSSWCVMTSKTVPSLHHLSRCAYRKTLTCSVSISFEKFPQAIPRVIQEYICLKDVELLCRKNLQSITF is encoded by the coding sequence ATGGGTAATAACACATCCCAGTGGTACAGTTGCGTTCCAAAGCATGTATTAACATCGTGTACACTTCCAAAGGAGCCTCCTTGGCAGGAACAACAGAGTTTAAATAATAATCACAAGCAGCTCATCCCATCAAATCAAGCAACAGACAACCTACTTCAAGCCATCGTACAGGATGATTGCAGTGAACTACAGCAGCTGATGGATACCAATATCGACTTGAATATACCATTAAATGACAACAATGAAACAGCATTGATACTGGCTGTTCGTTTGGGACACACTAATCAGGTGAAAACACTCATCAACCAACCATCTTGTGATAAGaataaactgaatataaaaaACTGTTCTACTTTTGATATTGCACTAATCTATGCCTACAATCAATGCACAGAAGTTGAAGATAATGTGAACTATTGGGAAATCATCAAAATCCTTATGTCAACCAGCTTCGACCCCATCTGCAAAGATGCCATGTTGTATGTGGTAAGAACTGCTTTGAAATATGGAAACACTGACTTCATTAACCAACTTTCTGAAATAGCAATCAAGTATTGCACATCGTGCAAATTTCATGAACTTCTTCTCCTGCAGCTACACCGACACCAACCAGTTTTTGAAGGGCCAATGGATGATATTTTTACAACACTTTCCAAATTTACAATCAAACTATTATGTGAATGCAGTGGCTCAGAACTTGTACCAATTGTAAATTCTATGAAATATTACTTGGAATCTCATTGGcatgataaacaaaacaaactacaTGTGTCTAAGAAATTAGCATTATATGCCACTGCATCTGGTTGGCATTGGTCAACTCAGTATATTGATTATATCTCTAGAGTGGACCCTTATCTCAGCAGTTGGTGTGTAATGACATCTAAAACTGTTCCTTCTCTGCATCATCTTAGTCGCTGTGCCTACCGTAAAACACTCACATGTTCTGTAAGTATATCCTTCGAGAAGTTTCCACAAGCTATCCCTAGAGTCATTCAAGAATACATTTGTTTGAAAGATGTAGAGTTATTATGTAGAAAAAATCTTCAATCAAttactttctaa